The Streptomyces sp. SS1-1 genome has a segment encoding these proteins:
- a CDS encoding HAD family hydrolase encodes MPYKLIATDLDGTLLRSDESVSQRTRDALAAATEAGAAHLVVTGRGVPWTRHILQDLGYQGLAVCGQGAQVYHAGENRLLTSVTLDRQLGGVALAKIEAEVGPLYLAASRDGLDGDVLVGPGYALTGALPSTPFTDASDLWSAPLNKIYIQHPELSDDELAEAARRAAGGFVTVAMAGEGIVELLPLGLSKATGLSLAARRLGVKAADTIAFGDMPNDIPMFAWAAHGVAMANAHAELKAVADEVTASNEEDGIAVVLERLLG; translated from the coding sequence CTGCCGTACAAGCTGATCGCGACCGATCTGGACGGGACGCTGCTGCGCTCCGACGAGTCGGTCTCGCAGCGCACCCGTGACGCGCTCGCCGCGGCCACCGAGGCGGGTGCCGCGCACCTCGTCGTCACCGGCCGCGGTGTCCCGTGGACCCGGCACATCCTCCAGGACCTGGGATACCAGGGGCTCGCGGTGTGCGGGCAGGGCGCGCAGGTGTACCACGCCGGGGAGAACCGCCTGCTGACGTCCGTGACGCTGGACCGGCAGCTCGGGGGTGTCGCGCTGGCCAAGATCGAGGCCGAGGTCGGCCCGCTGTACCTGGCGGCGAGCCGGGACGGCCTGGACGGGGACGTGCTGGTCGGCCCGGGGTACGCGCTGACGGGCGCGCTGCCCTCGACGCCGTTCACGGACGCCTCCGACCTGTGGAGCGCCCCGCTGAACAAGATCTACATACAGCATCCCGAGCTGTCGGACGACGAGCTGGCCGAGGCGGCCCGCCGGGCGGCGGGCGGCTTCGTCACGGTGGCGATGGCCGGCGAGGGCATCGTGGAGCTGCTGCCCCTGGGGCTGTCCAAGGCGACCGGGCTGTCCCTGGCGGCCCGCCGGCTCGGCGTGAAGGCCGCGGACACGATCGCCTTCGGCGACATGCCGAACGACATCCCGATGTTCGCGTGGGCCGCGCACGGCGTGGCCATGGCCAACGCCCACGCGGAACTCAAGGCGGTCGCGGACGAGGTGACGGCCTCCAACGAGGAGGACGGCATCGCGGTCGTCCTGGAGCGCCTGCTGGGCTGA
- a CDS encoding ABC transporter ATP-binding protein, with translation MIATESLSKRFPRVTALDRLTMDIGPGVTGLVGANGAGKSTMIKILLGLSPATEGRAEVLGLDVATKGAAIRERVGYMPEHDCLPPDVSATEFVVHMARMSGLPPTAARERTADTLRHVGLYEERYRPIGGYSTGMKQRVKLAQALVHDPQLVFLDEPTNGLDPVGRDEMLGLIRRIHTDFGISVLVTSHLLGELERTCDHVVVIDGGKLLRSSSTTDFTQTTTTLAIEVTDSDEHPDGTRAVRDALHARGVDVLDGSGGLPGAGHILLLTAEGDGTYDLVRDVVADLGLGLVRMEQRRHHISEVFQDGEQTAGTQRKEAVGHGG, from the coding sequence GTGATCGCGACCGAAAGCCTGAGCAAGCGGTTCCCCCGGGTGACCGCGCTTGACCGGCTGACCATGGACATCGGGCCCGGGGTGACCGGACTCGTCGGGGCCAATGGAGCCGGCAAGTCCACCATGATCAAGATCCTGCTGGGTCTGTCCCCCGCGACCGAGGGCCGTGCCGAAGTGCTCGGACTCGACGTCGCGACCAAGGGCGCCGCCATCCGCGAGCGTGTCGGCTACATGCCCGAACACGACTGCCTGCCGCCCGACGTCTCGGCCACCGAGTTCGTCGTGCACATGGCCCGCATGTCCGGCCTGCCGCCGACCGCCGCGCGCGAGCGCACCGCCGACACCCTGCGCCACGTCGGCCTGTACGAGGAGCGCTACCGCCCCATCGGCGGCTACTCGACGGGCATGAAGCAGCGCGTCAAGCTCGCGCAGGCCCTCGTGCACGACCCGCAGCTGGTCTTCCTCGACGAGCCGACCAACGGCCTCGACCCGGTCGGCCGCGACGAGATGCTCGGCCTGATCCGGCGCATCCACACCGACTTCGGCATCTCGGTCCTGGTCACGTCCCATCTGCTGGGCGAGCTCGAACGCACCTGCGACCACGTCGTCGTCATCGACGGCGGCAAGCTCCTGCGCTCCAGCTCCACCACCGACTTCACCCAGACCACCACCACCCTCGCCATCGAGGTCACCGACAGCGACGAGCACCCGGACGGCACCCGCGCGGTGCGCGACGCGCTCCACGCGCGCGGGGTCGACGTCCTCGACGGCAGCGGCGGCCTCCCCGGCGCCGGGCACATCCTGCTGCTCACCGCGGAGGGCGACGGGACCTACGACCTGGTGCGGGACGTCGTCGCCGACCTCGGCCTCGGCCTGGTCCGCATGGAGCAGCGCCGCCACCACATCTCCGAGGTCTTCCAGGACGGCGAGCAGACCGCCGGCACACAGCGGAAGGAGGCGGTCGGCCATGGCGGTTGA
- the efeB gene encoding iron uptake transporter deferrochelatase/peroxidase subunit, whose translation MTDQSLPQAHRTRADAVGSDAGVPEAGATGNPATGGLSRRRLLGTAGATGLVLGAAGGAAGYAARPAGATPLSSVGSGEVMFHGKHQPGIVQRLQARGHLVAFDLAPGAGRKEAAALLRRWSETARRLMAGEAAREDDTGVALDAGPSSLTITFGFGHSFFARTGLEKQRPVALDPLPEFSSDRLDKARGNGDLWVQIGADDALVAFHALRAVQKDAGRAARVRWQMNGFNRSPGATAHPMTARNLMGQVDGTRNPKPADADFDRRIFVPESGSQDPAWMANGSYAVVRRIRMLLDDWEQLSAKEQEEVIGRRKADGAPLTGGTETTEMDLEKTDRAGNLVVPLNAHARITRPDQNGGAAILRRPFSYHDGIDADGVPDAGLLFICWQADPLRGFVPLQRKLDRGDALSRYIRHEASGLFAVPGGAAEGEYVGQRLLEG comes from the coding sequence ATGACCGACCAGTCCCTCCCCCAGGCCCACCGCACGCGGGCCGACGCCGTCGGCTCCGACGCCGGCGTCCCCGAGGCGGGCGCCACCGGGAACCCGGCCACGGGCGGGCTTTCGCGGCGCCGGCTGCTCGGGACCGCCGGGGCGACCGGCCTGGTGCTGGGCGCGGCGGGCGGGGCGGCCGGCTACGCCGCCCGTCCGGCCGGGGCGACCCCGCTCAGCTCGGTGGGGTCCGGCGAGGTGATGTTTCACGGGAAACATCAGCCCGGCATCGTCCAGCGGCTCCAGGCCCGGGGTCATCTCGTCGCCTTCGACCTGGCGCCGGGCGCCGGGCGCAAGGAGGCGGCGGCACTGCTGCGCCGCTGGTCGGAGACGGCCCGGCGGCTGATGGCGGGCGAGGCCGCCCGGGAGGACGACACCGGGGTCGCCCTGGACGCCGGACCGTCCTCCCTGACGATCACCTTCGGCTTCGGGCACAGCTTCTTCGCCCGGACCGGTCTGGAGAAGCAGCGCCCGGTCGCCCTGGACCCGCTGCCGGAGTTCTCCTCCGACCGGCTGGACAAGGCACGCGGCAACGGCGACCTGTGGGTGCAGATCGGCGCCGACGACGCGCTGGTCGCCTTCCACGCGCTGCGGGCGGTCCAGAAGGACGCCGGCCGGGCCGCCCGGGTCCGCTGGCAGATGAACGGCTTCAACCGGTCCCCCGGAGCCACCGCGCACCCCATGACGGCCCGCAATCTGATGGGCCAGGTGGACGGCACCCGCAACCCGAAGCCGGCCGACGCCGACTTCGACCGGCGGATCTTCGTCCCGGAGTCCGGCTCGCAGGACCCGGCGTGGATGGCGAACGGCTCCTACGCCGTCGTACGCCGGATCCGGATGCTCCTCGACGACTGGGAGCAGCTCTCCGCCAAGGAGCAGGAGGAGGTCATCGGGCGCCGCAAGGCCGACGGGGCGCCGCTGACGGGCGGCACCGAGACGACCGAGATGGACCTGGAGAAGACGGACCGGGCGGGGAACCTGGTCGTCCCGCTCAACGCCCACGCGCGGATCACCCGGCCCGACCAGAACGGCGGGGCGGCGATCCTGCGCCGGCCCTTCTCGTACCACGACGGCATCGACGCCGACGGTGTGCCGGACGCCGGTCTGCTCTTCATCTGCTGGCAGGCCGACCCGCTGCGCGGCTTCGTCCCCCTCCAGCGCAAGCTCGACCGGGGCGACGCGCTGTCGCGGTACATCCGGCACGAGGCGAGCGGCCTGTTCGCGGTGCCGGGCGGGGCGGCCGAGGGGGAGTACGTGGGGCAGCGGCTGCTGGAGGGGTGA
- a CDS encoding ABC transporter permease subunit, with protein sequence MYDPTVARLTYRALLGRRRALILGALPLLLIVIAVAVRGLAGADDQTASDLLGGLALATMVPIIGVIAGTGAIGPEIDDGSVVYLLSKPVKRPTIIFTKLIVAIAVTMVFSALPTFVAGFVLNGNGQQIAVAYTVAALVASIAYAALFLLLGTVSRHAVVFGLVYALVWEALFGSLVPGARTLSVQQWSLAVAEKVAGGEMVTSDVGLTTATVLLALVTVLATWYAGQKLRSLTLAGEE encoded by the coding sequence ATGTACGACCCCACAGTCGCCCGGCTCACCTATCGGGCCCTGCTCGGCCGGCGCCGGGCCCTCATCCTGGGCGCGCTGCCGCTGCTGCTCATCGTGATCGCCGTGGCCGTCCGCGGACTCGCGGGAGCCGACGACCAGACCGCGTCCGACCTGCTCGGCGGGCTCGCGCTCGCCACCATGGTGCCGATCATCGGCGTCATCGCCGGCACCGGTGCCATCGGCCCGGAGATCGACGACGGCTCGGTGGTGTACCTGCTGTCCAAGCCGGTGAAGCGGCCCACGATCATCTTCACCAAACTGATCGTGGCGATCGCCGTGACCATGGTGTTCTCGGCGCTGCCGACGTTCGTCGCGGGCTTCGTCCTCAACGGCAACGGCCAGCAGATCGCCGTCGCCTACACGGTGGCCGCGCTCGTCGCCTCCATCGCCTACGCCGCGCTGTTCCTGCTCCTCGGCACGGTGTCCCGGCACGCCGTGGTGTTCGGCCTCGTCTACGCGCTCGTCTGGGAGGCGCTGTTCGGCTCCCTGGTGCCGGGCGCGCGCACCCTGAGCGTCCAGCAGTGGTCGCTGGCGGTGGCGGAGAAGGTCGCCGGCGGCGAGATGGTCACCTCGGACGTCGGTCTGACGACGGCCACGGTGCTGCTGGCGCTGGTGACCGTGCTGGCCACCTGGTACGCCGGCCAGAAGCTGCGCTCCCTGACCCTCGCCGGCGAGGAGTGA
- a CDS encoding SDR family oxidoreductase, which produces MTLQGARERRVATGGIELCVAELGDPARPTVVLVHGYPDSKEVWSEVAALLAGRFHVVLYDVRGHGGSTAPRPLRGGFTLEKLTDDFLAVADAVSPDRPVHLVGHDWGSVQGWEFATVGRTQGRIASFTSMSGPSLDHFGHWISGRLRRPTPRRLGQVLGQGAKSWYVYALHTPVLPELAWRGPLGRRWPRMLERLEKVSGDGYPTPSLPSDAAHGAWLYRDNVRARLRRPREDAFAHAPVQLITPLGDVFLSERLYDDLERWVPRLTRRTLDARHWIPRTRPDRLAGWITEFVTSVEDGRPEQAPVTGRHADRFAGQLVLVTGAGSGIGRATAYAFAEAGARVVAVDRDAEAAATTAGTARLMGAPASWAETADVSDGPAMEKLAAKVAAEYGVVDVLVNNAGIGLAGSFFDTTPEDWKQVLDVNLWGVIHGCRLFGRQMAERGQGGHIVNVASAAAYQPSRALPAYSTSKAAVLMLSECLRAELADQDIGVTAICPGFVNTPITSTARFAGVDAEEERRLRKRSARWYGLRNYPAEKVADAILRAVVRGDAVVPVTPEARGSYLLARFAPRALRRIARVRPRL; this is translated from the coding sequence GTGACCCTTCAGGGTGCGCGCGAGCGCCGGGTGGCGACCGGTGGGATCGAGCTGTGCGTCGCCGAGCTCGGCGACCCCGCCCGGCCGACGGTGGTCCTCGTGCACGGCTACCCGGACAGCAAGGAGGTGTGGTCCGAGGTCGCCGCGCTGCTCGCCGGGCGCTTCCATGTCGTGCTGTACGACGTCCGGGGCCACGGCGGGTCCACGGCGCCGCGTCCGCTGCGCGGCGGGTTCACGCTGGAGAAGCTGACGGACGACTTCCTCGCCGTGGCGGACGCGGTCAGCCCGGACCGGCCGGTGCATCTGGTCGGGCACGACTGGGGTTCGGTGCAGGGCTGGGAGTTCGCGACCGTCGGGCGCACCCAGGGCCGCATCGCGTCCTTCACCTCGATGTCGGGGCCGTCTCTGGACCACTTCGGCCACTGGATCAGCGGGCGCCTGCGCCGGCCCACCCCGCGCCGGCTCGGGCAGGTGCTCGGGCAGGGCGCCAAGTCCTGGTACGTGTACGCGCTGCACACACCGGTGCTGCCCGAGCTGGCCTGGCGCGGCCCCCTCGGCAGGCGCTGGCCGCGGATGCTGGAGCGCCTGGAGAAGGTCTCCGGCGACGGGTACCCGACCCCGTCCCTGCCGTCGGACGCGGCCCACGGGGCGTGGCTGTACCGGGACAACGTCCGGGCGCGCCTGCGCCGCCCGCGCGAGGACGCCTTCGCGCACGCGCCCGTCCAGCTCATCACGCCCCTCGGGGACGTCTTCCTGTCGGAGCGGCTGTACGACGACCTGGAGCGGTGGGTGCCGCGGCTGACCCGGCGCACCCTGGACGCCCGGCACTGGATACCGCGCACCCGCCCGGACCGGCTGGCCGGTTGGATCACCGAGTTCGTGACGTCGGTGGAGGACGGGCGGCCCGAGCAGGCGCCCGTGACCGGGCGGCACGCGGACCGCTTCGCCGGGCAGCTGGTGCTGGTCACCGGCGCGGGCAGCGGCATCGGGCGGGCCACGGCGTACGCGTTCGCCGAGGCCGGGGCGCGGGTGGTGGCCGTGGACCGGGACGCCGAAGCCGCCGCGACGACCGCCGGGACGGCCCGGCTGATGGGCGCGCCCGCGTCCTGGGCGGAGACGGCCGACGTCTCCGACGGACCGGCGATGGAGAAGCTGGCCGCGAAGGTCGCCGCCGAGTACGGCGTGGTGGACGTCCTGGTGAACAACGCCGGGATCGGTCTGGCGGGCTCCTTCTTCGACACGACCCCGGAGGACTGGAAGCAGGTCCTGGACGTCAATCTGTGGGGCGTCATCCACGGCTGCCGGCTGTTCGGGAGGCAGATGGCCGAGCGGGGGCAGGGCGGCCACATCGTCAACGTCGCCTCGGCCGCCGCCTACCAGCCGTCCAGGGCGCTGCCCGCCTACAGCACCTCCAAGGCGGCGGTGCTGATGCTGAGCGAGTGCCTGCGCGCGGAGCTGGCGGACCAGGACATCGGGGTGACGGCGATCTGCCCGGGGTTCGTCAACACGCCGATCACCTCGACCGCGCGCTTCGCCGGGGTGGACGCCGAGGAGGAACGGCGGCTGCGGAAGCGGTCGGCGCGCTGGTACGGCCTGCGGAACTACCCGGCGGAGAAGGTCGCCGACGCGATCCTGCGGGCGGTGGTGCGGGGTGACGCGGTGGTCCCGGTGACGCCGGAGGCCCGCGGGTCGTATCTGCTGGCGCGGTTCGCCCCGAGGGCGCTGCGCAGGATCGCGCGCGTACGGCCTCGGCTGTAG
- a CDS encoding ABC transporter permease, with protein MAVEQPTRTPVPQPGDQTRIHNIGYRSYDGPRLGRSYATRSLYSQSLRGAYGLGRSVKSKVLPMLLFVVMCVPAAIMVAVAVATKAKDLPVDYTRYAIIMQAVISLYVASQAPQSVSRDLRFKTVPLYFSRPIETADYVRAKFAALASALFILTAAPLLVLYVGALLAKLDFAEQTKGFAQGLVSVILLSLLFAGIGLVIASVTPRRGFGIAAVIAVMTISYGAVSTLQAIADAQTLGEEGGSGAIAWIGLFSPVTLIDGVQSAFLGATSAFPGGVGPSTGEGVVYLVVVLGLIAAAYGLLLRRYKKVGL; from the coding sequence ATGGCGGTTGAGCAGCCCACACGGACACCGGTCCCGCAGCCGGGTGACCAGACCCGCATCCACAACATCGGCTACCGCAGCTACGACGGCCCCCGCCTGGGCCGTTCGTACGCCACCCGCTCGCTGTACTCGCAGTCCCTGCGCGGCGCCTACGGCCTCGGCCGCTCGGTGAAGTCCAAGGTGCTGCCGATGCTGCTGTTCGTGGTGATGTGCGTGCCCGCGGCCATCATGGTGGCCGTCGCGGTCGCCACCAAGGCGAAGGACCTGCCGGTCGACTACACGCGCTACGCGATCATCATGCAGGCCGTCATCAGCCTGTACGTCGCCTCGCAGGCACCCCAGTCGGTCTCCCGCGACCTGCGCTTCAAGACCGTGCCGCTGTACTTCTCGCGGCCCATCGAGACCGCCGACTACGTCCGCGCGAAGTTCGCGGCGCTGGCCTCCGCCCTGTTCATCCTGACGGCGGCTCCCCTGCTGGTGCTGTACGTGGGCGCGTTGCTGGCCAAGCTGGACTTCGCCGAGCAGACCAAGGGCTTCGCACAAGGACTCGTCTCCGTGATTCTGCTGTCCCTGCTGTTCGCCGGCATCGGCCTGGTCATCGCGTCCGTCACCCCGCGCCGCGGCTTCGGCATCGCGGCCGTGATCGCCGTCATGACGATCTCCTACGGCGCGGTCTCCACGCTCCAGGCCATCGCCGACGCGCAGACCCTCGGCGAGGAGGGCGGCAGCGGGGCCATCGCCTGGATCGGGCTGTTCTCGCCGGTCACGCTCATCGACGGCGTGCAGTCCGCCTTCCTCGGCGCGACCTCGGCGTTCCCGGGCGGGGTCGGCCCCAGCACCGGGGAGGGCGTCGTCTACCTCGTCGTCGTCCTCGGCCTGATCGCCGCCGCCTACGGCCTCCTGCTGCGCCGCTACAAGAAGGTGGGACTGTGA
- a CDS encoding RNA 2'-phosphotransferase yields the protein MDERRTVKVSKYLSKHLRHQPQRIGLTLDEGGWVEIDTLIAAAQAHGFPFTRDELDHVVTANDKKRFAVDGTRIRASQGHSVDVDLGLPPATPPPYLYHGTVAAHLEAIRAEGLRPMNRHDVHLSPDRDTATRVGARRGRPVVLSVDTGAMHRDGHVFHVSANGVWLTKAVPPEYLRFPEAH from the coding sequence ATGGACGAGAGACGCACCGTGAAGGTGTCCAAGTATCTGTCGAAGCATCTGCGCCACCAGCCGCAGCGGATCGGTCTCACGCTGGACGAGGGCGGCTGGGTGGAGATCGACACGCTGATCGCCGCCGCGCAGGCGCACGGCTTCCCCTTCACCCGCGACGAGCTGGACCACGTGGTCACGGCCAACGACAAGAAGCGCTTCGCCGTGGACGGCACCCGTATCCGCGCCAGCCAGGGCCACAGCGTCGACGTCGACCTGGGGCTGCCCCCGGCGACCCCGCCGCCGTACCTGTACCACGGGACCGTGGCGGCTCATCTGGAGGCGATCCGCGCCGAGGGGCTGCGGCCCATGAACCGGCACGACGTACATCTGTCCCCGGACCGCGACACCGCCACCCGCGTCGGCGCCCGGCGCGGCCGCCCGGTCGTGCTCTCCGTGGACACCGGCGCCATGCACCGCGACGGGCATGTCTTCCATGTCAGCGCCAACGGGGTCTGGCTGACGAAGGCCGTGCCGCCGGAGTACCTGCGGTTTCCCGAGGCGCACTGA
- a CDS encoding ABC transporter ATP-binding protein, translated as MSTLSIDHVSRWFGNVVAVNDITMTIGPGVTGLLGPNGAGKSTLINMMGGFLAPSTGTVTLDGQPVWRNEAIYKHIGIVPEREAMYDFLTGREFVVANAELHGLGAKAAQKALATVEMEYAQDRKIQTYSKGMRQRVKMASALVHDPSLLLLDEPFNGMDPRQRMQLMDLLRRMGDEGRTVLFSSHILEEVEQLARHIEVVVAGRHAASGDFRKIRRLMTDRPHRYLVRSSDDRALAAALIADPSTSGIEVDLAEGALRIQAVDFGRFTALLPRVARDHGIRLLTVSPSDESLESVFSYLVAA; from the coding sequence ATGAGCACTCTCTCTATCGACCACGTCTCCCGCTGGTTCGGCAACGTGGTCGCCGTCAACGACATCACCATGACGATCGGCCCCGGCGTCACCGGCCTCCTGGGCCCGAACGGCGCCGGGAAGTCCACCCTCATCAACATGATGGGCGGCTTCCTCGCCCCCTCCACGGGCACCGTCACCCTCGACGGGCAGCCCGTCTGGCGTAACGAGGCCATCTACAAGCACATCGGCATCGTCCCCGAACGCGAGGCGATGTACGACTTCCTGACCGGCCGCGAGTTCGTCGTCGCCAACGCCGAACTGCACGGGCTGGGCGCCAAGGCCGCCCAGAAGGCGCTCGCCACGGTCGAGATGGAGTACGCGCAGGACCGCAAGATCCAGACGTACTCCAAGGGCATGCGCCAGCGCGTGAAGATGGCGAGCGCCCTCGTCCACGACCCGTCGCTGCTGCTGCTCGACGAGCCGTTCAACGGCATGGACCCCCGCCAGCGCATGCAGCTGATGGACCTGCTGCGCCGCATGGGCGACGAGGGCCGCACCGTGCTGTTCTCCTCCCACATCCTCGAGGAGGTCGAACAGCTCGCCCGGCACATCGAGGTCGTGGTGGCCGGACGGCACGCGGCCAGCGGCGACTTCCGCAAGATCCGCCGCCTGATGACCGACCGCCCGCATCGCTACCTGGTGCGCTCCAGCGACGACCGCGCCCTCGCGGCCGCGCTGATCGCCGACCCGTCCACGTCCGGCATCGAGGTCGACCTCGCGGAGGGCGCGTTGCGCATCCAGGCCGTCGACTTCGGCCGCTTCACCGCCCTGCTGCCCAGGGTCGCCCGCGACCACGGCATCCGGCTGCTGACGGTCTCGCCGTCCGACGAGTCCCTCGAGTCCGTCTTCTCGTATCTGGTCGCGGCGTAG
- the pheA gene encoding prephenate dehydratase — MPASYAYLGPEGTFTEVALRTLPEAATRELIPYVSVQSALDAVRVGEAEAAFVPIENSVEGGITTTLDELVAGAPLMIYREVLLSITFALLVRPGTGLSDIKTVSAHPAAQPQVRNWLKNNLPDAHWESAASNADAARLVQEGQYDAAFAGEFAAARYGLVALETGIHDAENAQTRFVLVGRPARPAAPTGADKTSVVLWQRDDHPGGLRDLLGEFATRGINLMLLQSRPTGAGIGNYCFCIDAEGHISDRRVAEALMGLKRICLQVRFLGSYPRADLRPSDVEPPRLGTSDDEFVAAADWVARCQDGRF, encoded by the coding sequence ATGCCAGCGAGCTATGCCTATCTGGGCCCCGAGGGCACCTTCACCGAGGTCGCCCTGCGCACGCTTCCCGAGGCCGCGACCCGGGAGCTGATCCCGTACGTGTCCGTGCAGTCCGCGCTCGACGCCGTGCGCGTCGGCGAGGCGGAGGCCGCGTTCGTACCGATCGAGAACTCCGTGGAAGGCGGCATCACGACCACGCTCGACGAGCTGGTCGCGGGCGCGCCGCTGATGATCTACCGCGAGGTGCTGCTGTCGATCACCTTCGCGCTGCTGGTCAGGCCGGGCACCGGGCTGTCGGACATCAAGACGGTCTCCGCTCATCCGGCGGCGCAGCCCCAGGTGCGCAACTGGCTGAAGAACAACCTCCCGGACGCCCACTGGGAGTCCGCCGCGTCGAACGCGGACGCCGCGCGTCTGGTCCAGGAGGGCCAGTACGACGCCGCCTTCGCCGGTGAGTTCGCCGCCGCCCGGTACGGCCTGGTGGCGCTGGAGACGGGGATCCACGACGCGGAGAACGCGCAGACGCGGTTCGTGCTGGTCGGCCGGCCCGCCCGGCCCGCCGCGCCGACCGGGGCGGACAAGACGTCGGTGGTGCTGTGGCAGCGGGACGACCACCCCGGTGGGCTGCGGGACCTGCTCGGCGAGTTCGCCACCCGCGGGATCAACCTGATGCTGCTCCAGTCCCGTCCGACGGGTGCGGGCATCGGCAACTACTGCTTCTGCATCGACGCCGAGGGACACATCTCCGACCGCCGGGTCGCGGAGGCGCTGATGGGGCTGAAGCGGATCTGTCTGCAGGTGCGGTTCCTGGGCTCGTACCCGCGGGCGGACCTGAGGCCGTCGGACGTGGAGCCGCCGCGCCTCGGGACGTCGGACGACGAGTTCGTGGCGGCGGCGGACTGGGTGGCGCGCTGCCAGGACGGGCGCTTCTGA
- the serS gene encoding serine--tRNA ligase codes for MIDLRLLREDPDRVRASQRARGEDVALVDSLLSADERRRSSGVRFDELRAQQRQLGKLIPKASGDEKAELLKKASQLAADVKAADAERDAAAAETQELLAKLGNLVHPDVPVGGEEDFVTLETHGEIRDFAAEGFEPKDHLELGSLLGAIDVERGAKVSGSRFYFLTGVGALLEFALVNAAIAQATAAGFTPMLTPALVRPESMAGTGYLGQDADGVYFLEKDNLYLVGTSEVAIASYHRDEILDADQLPLRYAGFSPCFRREAGSHGKDTRGIFRVHQFDKVEMFSFVDPADSQAEHRRLLEWEKQWLTSLELPFRVIDVASGDLGSSASRKFDCEAWIPTQGKYRELTSTSDCTEFQSRRLSIRVRDGKQVKPLATLNGTLCAVPRTIVALLENHQQADGSVRVPEVLRPYLGGREVLEPVAK; via the coding sequence GTGATTGACCTTCGCCTGCTCCGTGAGGACCCCGACCGAGTGCGCGCCTCGCAGCGCGCCCGTGGAGAGGACGTCGCGCTCGTCGACTCCCTCCTGTCCGCCGATGAGCGGCGCAGGTCGTCCGGCGTCCGCTTCGACGAACTCCGCGCCCAGCAGAGGCAGCTCGGCAAGCTCATCCCCAAGGCGTCCGGGGACGAGAAGGCGGAGCTGCTGAAGAAGGCGAGCCAGCTGGCCGCCGACGTCAAGGCCGCCGACGCCGAGCGCGACGCCGCCGCGGCGGAGACCCAGGAGCTGCTGGCCAAGCTCGGCAACCTCGTGCACCCCGACGTCCCGGTCGGTGGCGAGGAGGACTTCGTCACGCTGGAGACGCACGGCGAGATCCGTGACTTCGCGGCCGAGGGCTTCGAGCCGAAGGACCACCTGGAGCTCGGCTCCCTGCTCGGCGCGATCGACGTCGAGCGCGGCGCCAAGGTCTCCGGCTCCCGCTTCTACTTCCTCACCGGCGTCGGCGCCCTCCTGGAGTTCGCCCTGGTGAACGCGGCGATCGCCCAGGCCACAGCGGCCGGCTTCACGCCGATGCTGACGCCCGCGCTGGTGCGCCCCGAGTCGATGGCCGGCACCGGCTACCTGGGACAGGACGCCGACGGCGTCTACTTCCTGGAGAAGGACAACCTCTACCTGGTGGGCACCTCCGAGGTCGCCATCGCCTCCTACCACCGCGACGAGATCCTCGACGCCGACCAGCTGCCCCTGCGGTACGCGGGCTTCTCGCCCTGCTTCCGCCGTGAGGCCGGCTCGCACGGCAAGGACACCCGGGGCATCTTCCGCGTCCACCAGTTCGACAAGGTGGAGATGTTCTCCTTCGTCGACCCGGCGGACAGCCAGGCCGAGCACCGGCGCCTGCTGGAGTGGGAGAAGCAGTGGCTGACGTCGCTGGAGCTGCCGTTCCGCGTCATCGACGTCGCCTCGGGCGACCTGGGCTCGTCGGCGTCCCGCAAGTTCGACTGCGAGGCGTGGATCCCGACGCAGGGCAAGTACCGCGAGCTGACGTCCACGTCGGACTGCACCGAGTTCCAGTCGCGCCGCCTGTCGATCCGCGTCCGTGACGGCAAGCAGGTCAAGCCGCTCGCCACGCTCAACGGCACCCTGTGCGCCGTCCCGCGCACGATCGTGGCCCTGCTGGAGAACCACCAGCAGGCCGACGGCTCCGTCCGGGTCCCCGAGGTCCTGCGCCCGTACCTGGGCGGCCGCGAGGTCCTGGAGCCGGTGGCCAAGTGA